The Lactuca sativa cultivar Salinas chromosome 2, Lsat_Salinas_v11, whole genome shotgun sequence genome includes a window with the following:
- the LOC111882513 gene encoding pumilio homolog 4 has translation MNMRGVSNSHSSSLCNEKETSQDPSRFKNMNSSVPQSFAPAVGSSLSRSRTPETQLVRKAPTPGMPPLSKRCVVGGNTVNEVADVASSLSGLNLSKTRLPDGDNNHSQSSYLDPINDQRLSFQHQVADNSRKDNLGMHSKYDFHRDNANLPDLSVGKSAIDGPVNFHRRAASSADLNSHRNMYEFANLESSRICNQVDNFMDLSSQIPARYSAPINHLASASALNTAGKGQFLRRCNYPPVSNFHSSIMGSRHGQCMVNTHSANLPLGCNNFVVSHGHEDMQALQKVYLEALLAQHNQQYSSPLFGRSGSLNHLYGNPTYNHGIPYQGNLLENSTRSSVGSRQLSQQFAPAFRNSVGGVSGSWNPEGDMSLDRRYVSSLLDELKNNKNKSFELSDVVDHVIEFSTDQYGSRFIQQKLESATVEEKNIIFPEIVPHARSLMTDVFGNYVIQKFFEHGTKSQRRELAGQLIGHVLPLSLQMYGCRVIQKALEVVEVDQQTEMVAELDGSIMKCVRDQNGNHVIQKCIECVPQDRVQFIVSSFFGQVVSLSSHPYGCRVIQRVLEHCDDRNTQAVMDEIMNSVCTLAQDQYGNYVIQHVLQHGKPYERSAIINKIAGETVKMSLQKFASNVVEKCLTYGSPDERQLLVNEMLGSTDENEPLQAMMKDPFGNYVVQKVLETCDDQTRELILSRIKVHLAALKRYTFGKHIVSRVEKLVTSGEKHIASSSSRS, from the exons ATGAACATGAGAGGTGTATCTAATTCTCATTCATCAAGTTTATGTAATGAAAAAGAAACTTCACAAGATCCATCAAGATTTAAGAACATGAATTCATCTGTTCCACAATCTTTTGCACCTGCTGTTGGTTCATCTTTATCAAGAAGTAGAACACCTGAAACTCAATTGGTCAGAAAAGCCCCTACTCCTGGCATGCCTCCTCTGAGTAAAAGATGCGTTGTAGGAGGAAATACAGTAAATGAGGTTGCAGATGTGGCATCTTCTTTATCTGGCTTAAATCTCTCAAAAACTCGCCTTCCTGATGGAGATAATAATCATTCACAATCTAGTTACCTTGATCCTATAAATGATCAGAGGCTAAGTTTTCAGCATCAGGTTGCTGATAACTCAAGGAAAGACAATCTTGGAATGCATTCGAAATATGATTTTCATAGGGACAATGCAAACTTACCTGACTTGAGTGTTGGAAAGTCAGCCATTGATGGACCAGTTAACTTTCACAGAAGGGCAGCTTCTTCTGCTGACCTAAATTCTCACAGGAACATGTATGAATTTGCAAATTTAGAAAGTTCCAGAATATGTAATCAAGTCgataactttatggatttatctAGTCAGATTCCTGCTAGATACTCTGCTCCGATTAATCACCTTGCTTCAG CTTCAGCTTTAAACACAGCTGGAAAGGGGCAATTTTTGAGGCGATGTAACTACCCACCTGTATCTAACTTTCATTCATCAATCATGGGTTCACGACATGGTCAATGCATGGTCAACACACACTCAGCTAATCTTCCTTTGGGATGTAATAATTTTGTTGTTTCACATGGCCATGAAGATATGCAGGCTCTTCAGAAAGTGTATCTTGAAGCACTGCTTGCTCAACATAACCAACAATACAGTTCACCACTTTTTGGAAGATCTGGAAGCTTAAATCATCTATATGGGAATCCCACATATAATCATGGCATTCCATATCAAGGAAACTTACTTGAAAATTCTACACGTTCATCAGTTGGATCCAGACAGTTGTCACAACAATTTGCTCCTGCTTTTAGAAATTCAGTGGGTGGAGTTTCTGGATCTTGGAATCCGGAAGGTGATATGAGCTTAGATAGAAGATATGTTTCTTCATTGTTGGATGAGCTCAAGAACAACAAAAACAAGTCTTTTGAACTCTCTGATGTTGTTGATCATGTGATTGAGTTTAG TACCGATCAATATGGAAGCAGGTTTATTCAGCAGAAGCTTGAATCGGCCACAGTTGAAGAAAAGAATATAATATTTCCCGAAATTGTCCCTCATGCACGTAGTTTGATGACTGATGTGTTTGGGAATTATGTCATACAAAAA TTCTTTGAGCATGGGACTAAAAGTCAAAGAAGGGAGTTAGCTGGTCAACTCATCGGTCATGTTTTGCCTCTTAGCCTTCAAATGTATGGTTGCAGAGTTATTCAGAag GCATTGGAGGTTGTTGAAGTTGATCAACAGACAGAAATGGTGGCTGAGCTTGATGGTTCAATCATGAAATGTGTTCGTGATCAGAATGGTAATCATGTAATCCAGAAATGTATTGAATGTGTGCCTCAAGATCGTGTTCAGTTTATAGTTTCTTCTTTCTTTGGACAAGTTGTTTCTCTTTCATCACATCCTTATGGATGTCGAGTCATTCAG AGGGTATTGGAGCACTGTGATGATCGAAATACACAAGCTGTAATGGATGAAATCATGAACTCGGTTTGTACTCTAGCACAAGACCAATATGGAAATTATGTTATTCAG CATGTCCTACAACATGGTAAACCCTATGAGCGATCAGCTATCATCAACAAGATTGCAGGAGAAACAGTGAAGATGAGTCTGCAAAAGTTTGCTTCAAATGTTGTTGAGAAATGCTTAACTTATGGAAGCCCAGATGAACGCCAACTTCTTGTAAACGAAATGCTTGGTTCCACTGATGAAAACGAGCCATTACAG GCAATGATGAAAGATCCTTTTGGAAATTACGTTGTCCAGAAGGTTCTAGAAACTTGTGATGACCAGACACGCGAACTCATCCTCTCGCGTATAAAAGTCCACTTGGCGGCTCTAAAACGATACACGTTTGGTAAACACATTGTCTCTCGTGTGGAAAAGCTAGTCACTTCAGGAG AAAAGCACATTGCATCATCGAGCTCAAGATCTTGA
- the LOC111882520 gene encoding amino acid transporter AVT1C, with protein sequence MKNSVSDQAFFIESEDDEEDKDSIRGEDDGNDSEFSNYSDDNPQHQSKPSSLNPSWPQSYRQSIDLYSSVPSPSLNFLGTPNLSRLGSSFLSSTLTRRHTPEILPSLTKPFLPPSTDNQQPQERRSSSHSLLPPRGSSAKKLPHYHKSSKASHELPLSRQSSYGQSVLNGINVLCGVGLLSTPFAVKEGGWVGLSLLFIFGVLSFYTGILLRYCLDSQPGLETYPDIGQAAFGTLGRLIISIILYVELYACCVEYIILESDNLSSLFPNAHLNLGGYILNAHYLFAIMITLAVLPTVWLRNMSVLSYISAGGVIASILVAICLFWVGLVDDVGFQIETTKTLNLSTFPVAIGLYGYCYSGHAVFPNIYTSMAKRSQFPMVLLASFGSCAVLYAAVAIMGYMMFGESTESQYTLNLPTNLIASKVAVWTTVVNPFTKYALTISPVAMSLEELIPSNHMKSHVYSILIRTALVFSTLLVALSIPFFGLVMSLIGSLLTMLVTLILPCVCFLSILKGKTTRFQVSVCVFIIVVGSVSSVIGTYTALSEIIQQLF encoded by the exons ATGAAGAATTCAGTATCAGATCAAGCCTTTTTCATCGAGAGTGAAGACGATGAGGAAGACAaggactccattagaggtgaagACGATGGGAATGATTCGGAATTTTCAAATTATTCCGACGATAACCCTCAGCATCAAAGCAAACCTAGTTCCTTAAACCCATCGTGGCCTCAAAGTTACAG GCAATCGATAGATCTGTACAGCAGCGTGCCATCCCCGAGCCTGAACTTTCTGGGGACTCCCAACTTGTCTCGATTAGGCAGTTCATTCCTTTCCTCAACGCTGACAAGAAGACACACTCCTGAGATACTCCCAAGTTTAACCAAACCTTTCTTGCCACCATCAACAGACAACCAGCAGCCACAAGAAAGGCGTAGCAGTTCTCATTCTCTTCTTCCTCCACGAGGATCATCTGCTAAGAAGTTGCCACATTATCACAAATCTTCAAAGGCTTCACATGAACTTCCTCTTTCCAGGCAGAGCTCTTATGGTCAATCTGTGCTTAATG GCATAAATGTTCTTTGTGGAGTTGGACTTCTTTCAACTCCTTTTGCAGTGAAAGAAGGAGGATGGGTAGGATTGTCATTATTGTTCATCTTTGGTGTCCTTTCTTTCTACACTGGTATCCTCCTTCGATACTGCTTAGATAGTCAACCTGGCCTCGAGACCTATCCAGATATTGGCCAGGCTGCCTTTGGCACTCTCGGACGTCTCATCATTTCT ATAATATTGTACGTGGAGTTATAC GCATGTTGTGTTGAATATATTATCTTGGAGAGTGATAACCTATCGTCTCTGTTTCCAAATGCGCATTTAAACCTCGGAGGATATATACTAAACGCGCATTATTTATTTGCAATTATGATCACTCTGGCTGTCCTTCCCACAGTTTGGCTACGCAACATGAGTGTTCTCAGTTACATATCTG CTGGTGGAGTTATCGCGTCAATTCTAGTGGCGATTTGTTTGTTTTGGGTTGGGTTAGTGGATGATGTGGGGTTTCAAATTGAAACGACAAAAACGTTAAACCTCTCGACTTTCCCTGTTGCCATAGGCCTTTATGGGTACTGTTATTCAGGACATGCAGTGTTTCCTAATATCTATACATCAATGGCAAAAAGAAGTCAATTTCCAATGGTACTCTTAGCCAG CTTTGGGAGCTGTGCTGTTCTTTATGCTGCAGTGGCTATAATGGGATACATGATGTTTGGTGAATCAACAGAATCACAATATACCCTAAACCTCCCCACAAATCTGATTGCCTCTAAAGTTGCTGTCTGGACTACG gTGGTCAACCCATTTACCAAATATGCGTTGACCATATCTCCTGTAGCTATGAGCCTTGAGGAGTTGATACCATCAAACCATATGAAGTCTCATGTCTACTCCATCCTCATTAGAACAGCATTAGTCTTCTCTACTTTGCTTGTAGCCCTCTCCATCCCCTTCTTTG GTCTTGTGATGTCATTGATTGGATCTTTACTCACTATGCTAGTG ACGTTGATACTTCCTTGTGTTTGCTTTTTGAGCATTTTAAAGGGAAAAACAACTCGCTTTCAG GTATCAGTGTGTGTATTCATCATTGTTGTTGGGTCTGTGTCTTCCGTTATTGGAACCTATACAGCGTTATCTGAGATAATTCAACAGTTGTTTTGA
- the LOC128132115 gene encoding pumilio homolog 4-like translates to MEEGMMKALTGNSDNSLESELELILSQRDSRVVVGDQQRDLNMNRSGSAPPTVEGSLSAVGSLFRDSDLVQIDNRNSNINNSTNWNGGVLTEEELRSHPMYLAYYYAHGNFNPRLPPPLLSKEDWRVAQRFQVGGSSSEGTRDWWKKNVSSDHTDHIGSSSSGSGSGSGSSSLFSMQPGFQGIHKDAESEFMEMRKNQLDLPHKNSAEWIERGDGLIGLTAPGMGGRRKSFADILQVNIHYSYPTNVHVNIINF, encoded by the coding sequence ATGGAAGAGGGTATGATGAAAGCTTTAACAGGAAATTCAGATAATAGTTTAGAGAGTGAGCTTGAATTGATACTTAGTCAAAGGGATAGTAGGGTGGTGGTCGGTGATCAACAAAGAGATCTGAATATGAATAGGAGTGGCAGCGCTCCACCAACTGTCGAGGGATCTTTAAGTGCAGTTGGAAGCTTATTTAGGGACTCTGATCTTGTGCAAATTGATAACAGAAATAGTAATATTAATAATAGTACCAATTGGAATGGAGGAGTGTTGACAGAAGAAGAACTTCGATCTCACCCAATGTATTTAGCATATTATTATGCACATGGAAACTTCAATCCAAGACTCCCTCCTCCATTGCTGTCTAAAGAGGATTGGAGAGTTGCTCAAAGGTTTCAGGTAGGAGGCTCGTCTTCTGAAGGAACTAGGGATTGGTGGAAGAAGAATGTGAGTAGTGATCATACTGATCATattggtagtagtagtagtggtaGTGGCAGTGGTAGTGGTAGTTCTTCATTGTTTTCAATGCAGCCTGGTTTTCAAGGTATACACAAGGATGCAGAATCTGAATTCATGGAAATGAGGAAGAATCAGCTTGATCTTCCCCACAAAAACTCTGCTGAATGGATTGAAAGAGGTGATGGGTTGATTGGTTTAACAGCTCCTGGAATGGGTGGTAGAAGAAAAAGCTTTGCAGATATTCTTCAGGTGAATATACATTATTCATATCCTACAAATGTTCATGTCAACATTATAAATTTTTAA